One region of Termitidicoccus mucosus genomic DNA includes:
- a CDS encoding type II secretion system protein, which translates to MKRNITSRKGFTLVEMLGVLAIIAILISVIAVGVMSAINRAQIVATTSNLKNLETSTIGFVALNTSGGTVPITEGPGDALTGGAATPLATFDPTAPADPVVFAALDNTYTFDQVLRAAGFIDNQMSWRVGQSGNTQNAAANERVFIISRNAFSTAGGAGNAWDNYNRSEASIIVPAQIAAATGPAATFGASGVDFLLDGVNGLQAARCAYVVLQGVSIKHAQALSRELNAGMDDSEFQAFQSRGRFVYAAPAAGATTVTCYYYLASF; encoded by the coding sequence ATGAAACGTAACATCACATCCCGCAAGGGCTTTACCCTTGTCGAAATGCTCGGCGTGCTCGCCATCATCGCGATCCTCATCTCCGTGATCGCGGTCGGTGTCATGTCCGCCATCAACCGTGCCCAGATCGTGGCGACCACCTCCAACCTCAAGAACCTCGAGACCTCGACCATCGGTTTCGTGGCCCTGAACACATCGGGCGGCACCGTTCCGATCACCGAGGGGCCGGGCGATGCCCTCACGGGTGGTGCAGCCACGCCGCTTGCGACCTTCGATCCGACGGCTCCCGCCGATCCGGTTGTTTTCGCTGCCTTGGACAACACCTATACCTTTGACCAAGTGCTGCGCGCCGCTGGCTTCATTGACAACCAGATGTCGTGGCGGGTCGGACAGTCCGGGAACACCCAGAATGCTGCGGCCAATGAGCGCGTCTTCATCATCAGCCGCAATGCCTTCAGCACGGCCGGTGGTGCCGGCAATGCCTGGGACAACTACAACCGGTCGGAAGCCTCGATCATCGTCCCCGCCCAAATAGCGGCCGCCACCGGCCCCGCGGCGACTTTTGGCGCCAGCGGTGTTGACTTCCTGTTGGATGGTGTCAACGGCCTGCAGGCCGCCCGTTGCGCCTATGTCGTGCTCCAGGGTGTCAGCATCAAGCATGCGCAGGCGCTCTCCCGCGAGCTCAACGCTGGCATGGACGACTCCGAATTCCAAGCCTTCCAGTCCCGCGGCCGCTTCGTCTATGCCGCCCCGGCTGCCGGCGCCACGACGGTCACCTGCTATTACTACCTGGCCAGCTTCTAA
- a CDS encoding type IV pilus twitching motility protein PilT, producing MDTLEQVVEYGLGRHASDVHVCLDEAVALRVDGDIVKFPEARTPKAFFDNLLSRLQPAQRTAFVEQAHAADFAMNCAGQDMRCHLFHAGGKPVLAIRFMRSRIPTMDDVMLPAAFQKVIKEGRPTGLILVTGYTGSGKSTTLAAAIDWLNQNSDLHIVTLEHPVEYRYKSVRSVIRQREVGRDVVSFGAGMVDAMREDPDVILIGELRDAETVKAAVSAAETGHLVFGTLHTRTAASTISRILDVIPADERDQVRTMVASSLLMVIGQRLIARVGGGRVAAFELLLNCPAVAGAIRENKPGQIANEIAVKKDMGMIDFDTCLVDYVRKKLVTPETAISTSDKPDEIRKRLGLSLRPALGGAAKPTMSGGLR from the coding sequence ATGGATACATTGGAACAAGTCGTTGAATATGGTCTCGGACGTCATGCGTCCGACGTTCACGTGTGTCTGGATGAGGCCGTCGCATTGCGCGTCGATGGGGATATCGTCAAATTTCCCGAGGCCAGGACCCCCAAGGCGTTTTTCGACAACCTGCTCAGCCGGCTCCAGCCCGCCCAGCGGACGGCGTTTGTGGAGCAGGCGCACGCGGCTGATTTCGCGATGAATTGCGCGGGGCAGGACATGCGCTGCCATCTTTTCCATGCCGGCGGGAAACCCGTGCTGGCGATCCGTTTCATGCGCAGCCGCATCCCGACCATGGATGACGTGATGCTGCCGGCGGCCTTCCAAAAGGTCATCAAGGAAGGACGTCCCACGGGGCTGATTCTGGTGACGGGCTACACCGGGTCCGGCAAATCGACCACGCTCGCCGCGGCGATCGACTGGCTGAATCAAAACAGTGACCTGCACATTGTCACCTTGGAGCATCCGGTGGAGTATCGTTACAAGTCCGTGCGCAGCGTCATCCGCCAGCGCGAGGTGGGGCGCGACGTGGTGAGTTTCGGCGCCGGCATGGTGGACGCGATGCGCGAGGACCCCGATGTGATCCTGATCGGCGAGCTCCGCGACGCCGAGACGGTCAAGGCCGCGGTCTCCGCCGCCGAGACGGGGCACTTGGTTTTCGGCACGCTGCACACCCGCACTGCGGCGAGCACGATCAGCCGCATCCTCGATGTCATTCCCGCCGACGAGCGCGACCAAGTGCGCACGATGGTGGCCTCGTCCCTGTTGATGGTGATCGGGCAGCGCCTTATCGCCCGGGTGGGCGGCGGGCGCGTGGCCGCATTTGAATTGTTGCTAAATTGCCCCGCGGTGGCCGGTGCGATTCGGGAGAACAAGCCCGGCCAGATCGCCAATGAGATCGCCGTCAAAAAAGACATGGGCATGATAGATTTCGATACATGTTTGGTTGATTACGTTCGTAAAAAACTTGTAACTCCTGAAACAGCCATCTCCACCTCCGACAAGCCCGATGAGATCCGGAAGCGCCTCGGCCTGAGCCTGCGGCCCGCGCTGGGTGGCGCGGCGAAGCCTACCATGTCGGGAGGGCTCCGGTGA
- a CDS encoding GspE/PulE family protein — translation MPAAATPSAAAPAKSSRTRPPVPVELAKVQQARQEHDFVWMPRVLKENGIGASSIKIATDYFNQQGRRQSYGGVLVELGILPAAAVAKMIAEHHGLQCVSLMGVRIPVEAVRLLSPSVARRLRAIPLRRVNAKVSVAITDPAVPGFAEVAGSFRRFGVNEVEYLVAPEAEVLARIDEMYATRADVSDPGRFFDLLVADAVNMGVSDIHLVPEETLSQIKFRIDGVMHPYKVIEGAVRDSIFARVKMKGGLDIAIRHIPQDGRAKLVVGGRKVNMRFNALPTLYGESIVIRILDQSKGIVPLDRLGMLDDTKAAILKAANAPFGFTYFVGPTGSGKTTSLYSIINTLDVSNYTMMTLEDPIEYEFRNIRQTEVTEQLTFAMGLRALLRQDPDYILVGETRDGETAELSMRAALTGHTGFSTLHANTALGGITRLIDMGVEPSIIIGAVNLFVSQRLIRRLCECKEPHPQSEAIAGIHGIRLEPGQTLYRPKPGGCALCGGNGYKGRVGLYECRPVEPFADIIVRLGKDALRECETLARKLCATETEQTGSSIFRTLRQDGFIKAAQGQTSIDEVVAQTEAPEGDSEIPEATTQNTQIT, via the coding sequence ATGCCAGCCGCCGCCACACCTTCAGCCGCCGCTCCTGCAAAATCCTCCAGGACGCGTCCGCCCGTGCCCGTCGAGCTGGCCAAGGTGCAGCAGGCCCGCCAGGAGCATGATTTTGTCTGGATGCCGCGCGTCCTGAAGGAAAACGGCATCGGCGCATCGAGCATCAAGATCGCCACGGATTATTTCAACCAGCAGGGCCGCCGCCAGAGTTACGGCGGCGTGCTGGTGGAGCTGGGCATCCTGCCCGCCGCTGCCGTGGCCAAGATGATCGCCGAGCATCACGGGCTCCAGTGCGTGTCGCTCATGGGGGTGCGCATTCCCGTCGAGGCCGTGCGCCTGTTGTCGCCCTCGGTGGCGCGCCGCCTGCGCGCGATCCCGCTGCGCCGCGTCAATGCGAAGGTGAGCGTCGCCATCACCGACCCGGCGGTTCCCGGCTTCGCCGAGGTTGCCGGCTCGTTCCGCCGCTTCGGGGTGAACGAAGTCGAGTATCTGGTCGCGCCCGAGGCCGAGGTGCTGGCCCGCATCGATGAGATGTATGCCACGCGCGCCGATGTCTCCGACCCGGGGCGTTTCTTCGACCTGCTGGTGGCCGACGCCGTCAACATGGGGGTGTCGGACATCCATCTGGTGCCCGAGGAGACGCTTTCGCAGATCAAGTTCCGCATCGACGGCGTGATGCACCCCTACAAGGTCATCGAGGGCGCGGTGCGCGATTCCATCTTTGCCCGGGTGAAGATGAAGGGCGGCCTCGACATCGCCATCCGCCACATCCCGCAGGACGGGCGCGCGAAGCTTGTCGTGGGCGGGCGCAAGGTGAACATGCGCTTCAACGCGCTGCCCACCCTTTACGGCGAGAGCATCGTCATCCGCATCCTCGACCAGTCGAAGGGCATCGTACCGCTCGACCGGCTCGGCATGCTCGACGATACGAAAGCCGCGATCCTGAAGGCGGCCAACGCGCCCTTCGGCTTCACCTACTTCGTCGGCCCCACCGGCTCGGGCAAGACCACCTCGCTCTACTCGATCATCAACACCCTCGACGTTTCGAATTACACGATGATGACGCTGGAGGACCCGATCGAATACGAGTTCCGCAACATCCGCCAGACCGAGGTCACCGAGCAGCTTACCTTTGCCATGGGCCTGCGCGCCCTCCTGCGTCAGGATCCCGACTACATCCTCGTGGGCGAGACCCGCGACGGCGAGACCGCCGAGCTCTCCATGCGCGCCGCGCTCACCGGCCACACCGGCTTTTCCACCCTGCACGCCAACACCGCGCTCGGCGGCATCACCCGCCTCATCGACATGGGCGTGGAGCCGAGCATCATCATCGGCGCGGTGAATCTTTTTGTGTCCCAGCGCCTCATCCGCCGCCTCTGCGAGTGCAAGGAGCCGCACCCGCAGAGCGAGGCGATTGCCGGCATCCACGGCATCAGGCTGGAGCCGGGGCAGACCCTTTATCGTCCGAAACCCGGGGGCTGCGCCTTGTGCGGCGGCAATGGCTACAAGGGCCGCGTGGGCCTTTATGAATGCCGCCCGGTGGAGCCCTTTGCCGACATCATCGTGCGGCTGGGCAAGGACGCTTTGCGCGAGTGTGAGACGCTCGCGAGAAAACTTTGTGCGACCGAAACCGAGCAGACCGGAAGCTCGATTTTCCGCACGCTCCGCCAGGATGGATTCATCAAGGCGGCGCAGGGGCAGACCTCGATCGACGAGGTGGTTGCGCAGACGGAGGCGCCGGAAGGCGATTCCGAAATTCCGGAAGCAACAACACAAAACACACAGATAACATGA
- a CDS encoding secretin N-terminal domain-containing protein produces MALSLCPVLHAVAQQQPAPVPIEEALLRQVPYFSQDSQPLAKVLQALGRTNGISIMCEKAVEGEVNVEFHNITLRGILDALCVQEGYYWDIEDGGYVMVRRFKTFIYQVEYPTLERKGSSKSNINLGQTNFDASAGGSGGSGGSGGGGRGGGSGGGGGEEDSASVSLEMTTENQFWDKIQQELDAVKGKDERVVFDRFAGTIMVTGSRHTHEHIANFLSNINGRIAQQVEIVGKIIEVQLNDQEKLGIDWQLAASSVGDLMIGGPVAGLYEAGKLKGSTNLTSSVLGGFQFDGDSFTGSIGIGKLDALIQALSQQGTLNAITSPRLVTLNNQTAYIKDTNDVPYFQRQSSSQMSGGINNTAMTSETYNVSTISIGTTVAITPHIADNGDITLDITPAITRLDKEITAPDNYSKAPALFVKMTSTIIRLRSGETAIIGGLITEEEADTTRSVPGLGKIPFLGRLFRTEAKYKAKSELVIMLTPRILQPGASLSASDQRAAAALSRGVRAHTGSGMSVVPAPSPAVSSTGRTVEAISLLD; encoded by the coding sequence ATGGCTCTCTCTCTCTGCCCGGTCCTTCATGCCGTCGCGCAGCAGCAGCCGGCTCCGGTGCCCATCGAGGAGGCGTTGCTTCGCCAAGTGCCATATTTCAGTCAGGACAGCCAGCCTCTGGCGAAAGTGTTGCAGGCGCTCGGTCGCACCAACGGCATCAGCATCATGTGCGAGAAAGCCGTCGAGGGAGAGGTGAATGTGGAGTTTCACAACATCACCCTCCGCGGCATTCTCGACGCACTTTGCGTGCAGGAGGGTTATTACTGGGACATCGAGGACGGCGGCTACGTTATGGTGCGCCGCTTCAAGACCTTCATTTATCAAGTCGAGTATCCGACGCTGGAGCGCAAGGGGTCGTCAAAATCCAATATCAATCTCGGGCAGACAAACTTTGATGCTTCCGCTGGAGGAAGCGGGGGCAGCGGAGGCAGCGGCGGCGGCGGCCGAGGAGGCGGCAGCGGCGGCGGCGGGGGAGAGGAAGACAGCGCAAGCGTTTCCCTTGAGATGACCACGGAAAACCAGTTCTGGGATAAAATTCAGCAGGAGCTCGACGCGGTGAAGGGCAAGGACGAGCGCGTCGTGTTCGATCGCTTTGCCGGCACCATCATGGTCACCGGCTCGCGCCATACCCACGAGCATATCGCAAATTTCCTGAGCAATATCAACGGGCGCATCGCCCAGCAGGTGGAGATCGTCGGAAAAATCATCGAGGTGCAGCTCAACGACCAGGAAAAGCTCGGCATCGACTGGCAGCTTGCCGCCTCGTCGGTCGGAGATCTGATGATCGGAGGTCCTGTCGCGGGCTTGTATGAGGCGGGCAAGCTGAAAGGCTCCACCAACCTCACGAGCAGCGTCCTAGGCGGATTTCAGTTCGATGGGGATTCCTTTACCGGCTCGATTGGCATCGGCAAGCTGGACGCGCTCATTCAGGCGCTGTCCCAGCAGGGCACGCTCAACGCCATCACCTCGCCCCGGCTGGTCACGCTGAACAACCAGACGGCCTACATCAAGGACACCAACGATGTGCCGTATTTCCAGCGCCAGTCATCCTCCCAGATGTCCGGCGGAATTAACAATACCGCGATGACCAGCGAGACCTACAACGTCTCCACCATTTCCATCGGCACCACGGTGGCGATCACACCGCACATCGCGGACAACGGCGACATTACGCTCGATATCACGCCGGCGATCACCCGGCTCGACAAGGAGATCACGGCGCCGGACAATTATTCCAAGGCTCCCGCGCTTTTCGTGAAGATGACCTCCACGATCATCCGCCTGCGCTCTGGGGAGACCGCCATCATCGGCGGGTTGATCACCGAGGAAGAGGCCGACACCACCCGGTCGGTTCCCGGCCTCGGCAAGATTCCGTTTTTGGGCCGGCTTTTCCGCACAGAGGCCAAATACAAGGCCAAGAGCGAACTGGTCATCATGCTCACGCCGCGCATTCTCCAGCCGGGCGCCAGTTTGTCGGCCTCCGACCAGCGGGCCGCCGCCGCGCTGAGCCGCGGGGTCCGCGCCCACACCGGGAGCGGCATGAGCGTCGTTCCCGCGCCCTCGCCTGCGGTGTCTTCCACCGGTCGCACCGTCGAGGCCATCTCCCTGCTGGACTGA